Proteins from one Bos indicus x Bos taurus breed Angus x Brahman F1 hybrid chromosome 19, Bos_hybrid_MaternalHap_v2.0, whole genome shotgun sequence genomic window:
- the ITGB3 gene encoding integrin beta-3 isoform X2 encodes MDLSYSMKDDLRNIQNLGTKLASQMRKLTSNLRIGFGAFVDKPVSPYMYISPPEAIRNPCYDMKATCLPMFGYKHVLTLTDQVTRFNEEVKKQSVSRNRDAPEGGFDAIMQATVCDEKIGWRNDASHLLVFTTDAKTHIALDGRLAGIVQPNDGQCHVGSDNHYSASTTMDYPSLGLMTEKLSQKNINLIFAVTESVVSLYQNYSELIPGTTVGVLSTDSSNVLQLIVDAYGKIRSKVELEVRDLPEELSLSFNATCLNNEVIPGLKSCVGLKIGDTVSFSIEAKVRGCPQKKEKSFTIKPVGFKDSLTVQVTFDCDCACQAEAEPFSHRCNNGNGTFECGVCRCGPGWLGSQCECSEEDYRPSQQDECSPREGQPICSQRGECLCGQCVCHSSDFGKITGKYCECDDFSCVRYKGEMCSGHGQCSCGDCLCDSDWTGYYCNCTTRTDTCMSSNGLLCSGRGKCECGSCVCIQPGSYGDTCEKCPTCPDACTFKKECVECKKFNRGALNEENTCNRYCRDEIEPVKELKDTGKDAVNCTYKNEDDCVVRFQYYEDSSGKSILYVVEEPECPKGPDILVVLLSVMGAILLIGLATLLIWKLLITIHDRKEFAKFEEERARAKWDTANNPLYKEATSTFTNITYRGT; translated from the exons ATGGACTTGTCTTACTCCATGAAGGATGACCTGCGGAACATCCAGAACCTGGGTACCAAGCTGGCCTCCCAGATGCGTAAGCTCACCAGTAACCTGCGGATTGGCTTCGGGGCCTTTGTGGACAAGCCCGTGTCACCATACATGTATATTTCTCCACCAGAGGCTATCAGAAACCCTTGCTATGA TATGAAGGCTACCTGTTTGCCCATGTTTGGCTACAAACATGTGCTGACACTAACTGACCAGGTGACCCGCTTCAATGAGGAGGTGAAGAAGCAGAGTGTGTCACGGAACCGAGATGCCCCAGAGGGTGGTTTTGATGCCATCATGCAGGCTACCGTCTGTGAT gagaaGATTGGCTGGAGGAATGATGCCTCCCACTTGCTGGTGTTTACCACTGATGCCAAGACCCATATAGCGCTGGATGGAAGGCTGGCAGGCATCGTCCAGCCCAATGATGGGCAGTGTCATGTGGGCAGTGACAACCATTATTCTGCCTCCACCACCATG GATTATCCTTCCTTGGGGCTGATGACTGAGAAGCtatcccagaaaaacatcaatttgaTCTTTGCAGTGACTGAAAGTGTAGTCAGTCTCTACCAG AACTATAGTGAGCTCATCCCAGGGACCACAGTGGGGGTTCTGTCTACTGATTCCAGCAATGTTCTCCAGCTCATTGTGGATGCTTATGGG AAAATCCGCTCCAAAGTAGAGCTGGAAGTGCGTGACCTCCCCGAAGAGCTGTCCTTATCCTTCAACGCCACATGTCTCAACAACGAAGTCATCCCAGGCCTGAAGTCTTGCGTTGGACTCAAGATTGGAGACACG GTGAGCTTCAGCATTGAGGCCAAAGTGCGTGGCTGTCCCCAGAAGAAGGAGAAGTCCTTCACCATCAAGCCTGTGGGCTTCAAAGACAGCCTCACCGTGCAGGTCACTTTCGACTGTGACTGTGCCTGCCAGGCCGAGGCTGAGCCTTTTAGCCACCGCTGCAACAATGGCAATGGGACCTTTGAGTGTGGGGTGTGCCGCTGTGGGCCCGGCTGGCTGGGGTCCCAGTGCGAGTGCTCGGAAGAGGACTACCGCCCCTCGCAGCAGGACGAGTGCAGCCCCCGGGAGGGCCAGCCCATCTGTAGCCAGCGGGGCGAGTGTCTCTGTGGCCAGTGCGTCTGCCACAGCAGTGACTTTGGCAAGATCACGGGCAAGTACTGTGAGTGTGATGACTTCTCCTGTGTCCGCTACAAGGGGGAGATGTGCTCAG GCCATGGCCAGTGCAGCTGTGGGGACTGCCTGTGTGACTCCGACTGGACCGGCTACTACTGCAACTGTACCACACGCACGGACACCTGCATGTCCAGCAACGGCTTGCTGTGCAGCGGACGGGGCAAGTGTGAGTGCGGCAGCTGTGTCTGCATCCAGCCGGGCTCCTATGGGGACACCTGTGAGAAGTGTCCCACCTGCCCTGACGCCTGCACCTTTAAGAA GGAGTGTGTGGAATGTAAGAAGTTTAACCGGGGAGCCCTCAACGAGGAAAATACCTGCAACCGTTATTGTCGTGATGAGATTGAGCCTGTGAAGGAACTTA aGGACACTGGCAAGGATGCTGTGAATTGTACCTACAAGAATGAGGATGACTGTGTTGTCAGATTCCAGTACTACGAAGACTCCAGTGGAAAGTCCATTTTGTATGTGGTGGAAGAGCCAG AGTGTCCCAAGGGCCCTGACATCCTGGTGGTCTTGCTATCCGTGATGGGGGCCATTCTGCTCATCGGCCTTGCGACTCTGCTCATCTGGAAGCTCCTCATCACCATCCATGACCGGAAGGAGTTTGCTAAATTTGAAGAAGAGAGAGCCAGAGCCAAATGGGACACT GCCAACAACCCACTGTATAAAGAGGCTACATCCACCTTCACCAACATCACCTACAGGGGCACTTAA
- the ITGB3 gene encoding integrin beta-3 isoform X1, with translation MRARRLWAAVLVVGALAGVGVGGPNICATRGVSSCQQCLAVSPTCAWCSDEALPPGSPRCNLKENLLKDNCHPESIEFPISEARILEARPLSDKGTGDSSQITQVSPQRIALRLRPDDSKIFSVQVRQVEDYPVDIYYLMDLSYSMKDDLRNIQNLGTKLASQMRKLTSNLRIGFGAFVDKPVSPYMYISPPEAIRNPCYDMKATCLPMFGYKHVLTLTDQVTRFNEEVKKQSVSRNRDAPEGGFDAIMQATVCDEKIGWRNDASHLLVFTTDAKTHIALDGRLAGIVQPNDGQCHVGSDNHYSASTTMDYPSLGLMTEKLSQKNINLIFAVTESVVSLYQNYSELIPGTTVGVLSTDSSNVLQLIVDAYGKIRSKVELEVRDLPEELSLSFNATCLNNEVIPGLKSCVGLKIGDTVSFSIEAKVRGCPQKKEKSFTIKPVGFKDSLTVQVTFDCDCACQAEAEPFSHRCNNGNGTFECGVCRCGPGWLGSQCECSEEDYRPSQQDECSPREGQPICSQRGECLCGQCVCHSSDFGKITGKYCECDDFSCVRYKGEMCSGHGQCSCGDCLCDSDWTGYYCNCTTRTDTCMSSNGLLCSGRGKCECGSCVCIQPGSYGDTCEKCPTCPDACTFKKECVECKKFNRGALNEENTCNRYCRDEIEPVKELKDTGKDAVNCTYKNEDDCVVRFQYYEDSSGKSILYVVEEPECPKGPDILVVLLSVMGAILLIGLATLLIWKLLITIHDRKEFAKFEEERARAKWDTANNPLYKEATSTFTNITYRGT, from the exons GCGCTGCCTCCAGGCTCGCCCCGCTGTAACCTGAAGGAGAACCTGCTGAAGGATAACTGCCACCCGGAGTCCATCGAGTTCCCTATCAGcgaggccagaatcctggaggcCAGGCCCCTCAGTGACAAGGGCACTGGAGACAGCTCCCAGATTACCCAAGTCAGTCCCCAGAGGATTGCCCTCCGCCTACGGCCAG ATGATTCGAAGATTTTCTCCGTCCAAGTTCGGCAGGTGGAAGATTACCCTGTGGACATCTACTACTTAATGGACTTGTCTTACTCCATGAAGGATGACCTGCGGAACATCCAGAACCTGGGTACCAAGCTGGCCTCCCAGATGCGTAAGCTCACCAGTAACCTGCGGATTGGCTTCGGGGCCTTTGTGGACAAGCCCGTGTCACCATACATGTATATTTCTCCACCAGAGGCTATCAGAAACCCTTGCTATGA TATGAAGGCTACCTGTTTGCCCATGTTTGGCTACAAACATGTGCTGACACTAACTGACCAGGTGACCCGCTTCAATGAGGAGGTGAAGAAGCAGAGTGTGTCACGGAACCGAGATGCCCCAGAGGGTGGTTTTGATGCCATCATGCAGGCTACCGTCTGTGAT gagaaGATTGGCTGGAGGAATGATGCCTCCCACTTGCTGGTGTTTACCACTGATGCCAAGACCCATATAGCGCTGGATGGAAGGCTGGCAGGCATCGTCCAGCCCAATGATGGGCAGTGTCATGTGGGCAGTGACAACCATTATTCTGCCTCCACCACCATG GATTATCCTTCCTTGGGGCTGATGACTGAGAAGCtatcccagaaaaacatcaatttgaTCTTTGCAGTGACTGAAAGTGTAGTCAGTCTCTACCAG AACTATAGTGAGCTCATCCCAGGGACCACAGTGGGGGTTCTGTCTACTGATTCCAGCAATGTTCTCCAGCTCATTGTGGATGCTTATGGG AAAATCCGCTCCAAAGTAGAGCTGGAAGTGCGTGACCTCCCCGAAGAGCTGTCCTTATCCTTCAACGCCACATGTCTCAACAACGAAGTCATCCCAGGCCTGAAGTCTTGCGTTGGACTCAAGATTGGAGACACG GTGAGCTTCAGCATTGAGGCCAAAGTGCGTGGCTGTCCCCAGAAGAAGGAGAAGTCCTTCACCATCAAGCCTGTGGGCTTCAAAGACAGCCTCACCGTGCAGGTCACTTTCGACTGTGACTGTGCCTGCCAGGCCGAGGCTGAGCCTTTTAGCCACCGCTGCAACAATGGCAATGGGACCTTTGAGTGTGGGGTGTGCCGCTGTGGGCCCGGCTGGCTGGGGTCCCAGTGCGAGTGCTCGGAAGAGGACTACCGCCCCTCGCAGCAGGACGAGTGCAGCCCCCGGGAGGGCCAGCCCATCTGTAGCCAGCGGGGCGAGTGTCTCTGTGGCCAGTGCGTCTGCCACAGCAGTGACTTTGGCAAGATCACGGGCAAGTACTGTGAGTGTGATGACTTCTCCTGTGTCCGCTACAAGGGGGAGATGTGCTCAG GCCATGGCCAGTGCAGCTGTGGGGACTGCCTGTGTGACTCCGACTGGACCGGCTACTACTGCAACTGTACCACACGCACGGACACCTGCATGTCCAGCAACGGCTTGCTGTGCAGCGGACGGGGCAAGTGTGAGTGCGGCAGCTGTGTCTGCATCCAGCCGGGCTCCTATGGGGACACCTGTGAGAAGTGTCCCACCTGCCCTGACGCCTGCACCTTTAAGAA GGAGTGTGTGGAATGTAAGAAGTTTAACCGGGGAGCCCTCAACGAGGAAAATACCTGCAACCGTTATTGTCGTGATGAGATTGAGCCTGTGAAGGAACTTA aGGACACTGGCAAGGATGCTGTGAATTGTACCTACAAGAATGAGGATGACTGTGTTGTCAGATTCCAGTACTACGAAGACTCCAGTGGAAAGTCCATTTTGTATGTGGTGGAAGAGCCAG AGTGTCCCAAGGGCCCTGACATCCTGGTGGTCTTGCTATCCGTGATGGGGGCCATTCTGCTCATCGGCCTTGCGACTCTGCTCATCTGGAAGCTCCTCATCACCATCCATGACCGGAAGGAGTTTGCTAAATTTGAAGAAGAGAGAGCCAGAGCCAAATGGGACACT GCCAACAACCCACTGTATAAAGAGGCTACATCCACCTTCACCAACATCACCTACAGGGGCACTTAA